In the Clostridium beijerinckii genome, one interval contains:
- a CDS encoding aldo/keto reductase translates to MKNINIGNSGIKASEIGLGCMRMASVEKSEAEKIIKTSLEEGINFFDHADIYGGGKSEEVFADAIKMDSSIREKMIIQTKCSIVPGIMYDFSKEHILNSVDASLKRLKTDYVDTLLLHRPDTLMEPEEVAEAFSKLHESGKVKYFGVSNHTAMQIELLNKYLNNKIIINQLQFSIMHTGMIDAGLNMNIKNDASIDRDGGVLEYCRLKDITIQAWSPYQYGFFEGVFLDNDKFPELNKKINSIAEKYAVTNTAIATAWILRHPAKIQTIVGSMNAERIKEICKASNITLTRQEWYEIYLAAGNKLP, encoded by the coding sequence ATGAAGAATATAAATATTGGGAATAGCGGAATCAAAGCTTCTGAAATTGGACTTGGATGCATGCGAATGGCATCAGTTGAAAAGAGCGAGGCGGAAAAGATTATTAAGACGTCGTTAGAAGAAGGAATTAATTTCTTTGATCATGCTGATATATATGGGGGAGGAAAATCAGAAGAAGTTTTTGCAGATGCAATTAAAATGGATTCTTCCATAAGAGAAAAAATGATCATTCAGACTAAGTGTTCTATAGTACCAGGAATAATGTATGATTTTTCAAAAGAACATATCTTAAATTCAGTAGATGCTAGTTTAAAGAGATTAAAAACAGATTATGTAGATACATTACTGCTACACCGTCCAGATACGCTTATGGAACCTGAAGAAGTTGCAGAAGCTTTTTCTAAATTACACGAAAGCGGAAAAGTAAAATATTTTGGAGTAAGTAACCATACTGCAATGCAAATAGAATTACTTAACAAATATTTGAATAACAAAATAATTATAAATCAATTGCAATTTAGTATAATGCATACAGGAATGATAGATGCAGGATTAAATATGAATATCAAAAATGATGCTTCTATAGATAGAGATGGGGGAGTATTAGAATATTGCCGTCTTAAAGATATAACTATTCAAGCATGGTCTCCTTATCAATATGGTTTCTTTGAAGGCGTATTCTTAGATAATGATAAATTCCCAGAATTAAATAAGAAGATTAATTCAATAGCAGAAAAGTATGCAGTAACTAATACTGCAATTGCAACTGCATGGATATTAAGACATCCAGCAAAGATACAAACAATAGTTGGATCTATGAATGCTGAACGAATAAAAGAAATATGCAAAGCATCAAATATCACATTGACTAGACAAGAATGGTATGAAATATATCTAGCAGCAGGAAACAAATTACCATAA